In Rhizobium glycinendophyticum, a single window of DNA contains:
- a CDS encoding tellurite resistance TerB family protein → MFDAKKLLDQFLGSQMPGTTGSIGQKGTDLVGLAKANPWKAGALATVLLGTKTGRSLGGSALKLGGLAVIAGLGYQAYKNYQSGQAPEPKQALPELLPPPSDSPFSTEPAAITHDFAIGLLRAMIAAAKADGHIDAQERGRIMEKIQLSGLGSEAEAFIEGELAKPTDMDALVASALTEEQKVELYTASRLAIEPDTRTERGYLDMLAGRLGLADALVDHIEATVSSAKVSL, encoded by the coding sequence ATGTTCGACGCCAAAAAACTGCTGGACCAATTCCTGGGATCGCAGATGCCCGGAACCACTGGCTCGATCGGCCAGAAGGGGACCGATCTGGTGGGGCTGGCCAAGGCCAATCCCTGGAAGGCGGGCGCACTGGCGACCGTCCTGCTCGGCACGAAGACCGGCCGTTCGCTCGGCGGCAGCGCCCTGAAGCTGGGTGGTCTCGCCGTGATCGCCGGTCTCGGGTATCAGGCCTACAAGAATTATCAGTCCGGGCAGGCGCCGGAGCCGAAGCAGGCGCTGCCGGAGCTCCTGCCGCCGCCCTCGGATTCGCCCTTCAGCACCGAGCCCGCTGCGATCACCCATGACTTTGCGATTGGCCTCTTACGCGCCATGATTGCCGCCGCCAAGGCGGATGGCCATATTGATGCGCAGGAGCGCGGGCGGATCATGGAGAAGATCCAGCTATCGGGGCTGGGGTCCGAAGCTGAAGCCTTCATCGAAGGCGAGCTCGCCAAGCCGACGGACATGGATGCGCTGGTCGCTTCTGCTTTGACGGAAGAGCAGAAGGTTGAGCTCTACACCGCCTCGCGGCTGGCGATCGAGCCGGATACACGCACGGAGCGCGGCTATCTCGACATGCTGGCCGGTCGTCTCGGCCTTGCCGATGCGCTGGTCGACCATATAGAGGCGACGGTATCGTCTGCCAAGGTCAGCCTTTAA